Proteins co-encoded in one Arachis hypogaea cultivar Tifrunner chromosome 13, arahy.Tifrunner.gnm2.J5K5, whole genome shotgun sequence genomic window:
- the LOC112771565 gene encoding uncharacterized protein, with protein sequence MSPIMASDESFLVLVHYKGSIKKKTRSGIKFTDKDPLSVFMKLSTSFTEFYDTIISKLGLQGVKRVEKLFYRISISVLRDNVKYDSFVIDSDKDLEVLFHYHRQFLEVKTLKLLAKLVDVVFSSGGSNRNSLPSVMAVCSSSRPIGVSLSLSVIEPEAVLVAFPSFTADLNRTCDRKRVDTGPVVDVAIAMAGIDDGVPEFRQGGIPDGVEDVFQDEDDDDVEPATIADDSDDEDARNTPSGGGGAASSRTS encoded by the coding sequence ATGAGTCCCATAATGGCTAGTGATGAGAGTTTCTTAGTTTTGGTGCACTATAAAGGGTCGATTAAGAAAAAAACGCGTTCCGGAATTAAGTTTACTGATAAGGATCCGCTTAGTGTTTTCATGAAACTTTCGACGAGTTTCACCGAGTTTTATGATACTATAATTTCAAAACTGGGGCTGCAAGGCGTGAAACGGGTGGAAAAGTTATTCTACAGAATTTCAATATCCGTTTTGCGGGATAATGTGAAGTATGATTCGTTCGTCATAGACAGCGACAAAGATTTGGAAGTTTTGTTCCATTATCATCGGCAATTTTTGGAGGTGAAGACCCTTAAACTGTTGGCCAAGCTTGTGGATGTGGTCTTTAGTTCAGGAGGTTCTAACCGGAATTCTCTGCCTTCAGTCATGGCAGTCTGCTCTAGTTCGAGGCCTATTGGTGTCTCTTTATCTCTGTCCGTGATTGAGCCTGAGGCAGTTTTGGTGGCCTTCCCATCCTTCACTGCTGATCTAAACCGCACTTGTGACAGAAAAAGGGTTGACACTGGGCCCGTAGTTGATGTTGCGATAGCGATGGCCGGCATTGATGATGGGGTACCAGAATTCCGACAGGGTGGAATACCGGATGGTGTGGAAGATGTATTTcaggatgaggatgatgatgatgtggagcccGCCACGATTGCCGATGATAGCGATGATGAGGATGCGAGGAATACTCCATCTGGGGGTGGTGGAGCAGCTAGTTCAAGAACTTCGTAG
- the LOC112792117 gene encoding integrin-linked protein kinase 1, whose translation MESIAAQLKRGISRQFSSGSLRRNMSRQFTRQASLDPRRNNLRFSFGRQSSLDPIRRSPVTPRDGEDDQELTVPDNLDSTMQLLFMACRGDVKGVEDLLNDGIDVNSIDLDGRTALHIAACEGHVEVCALLLSRKANIDARDRWGSTAAADAKYYGNTEVYYMLKARGAKVPKTRKTPMTVTNPREVPEYELNPLELQVRKSDGISKGVYQVAKWNGTKVAVKILDKDSYSDPDSINAFKHELTLLERVRHPNVVQFVGAVTQNVPMMIVREYHAKGDLASYIQKKGRLSLSKVLRFSLDIARGMNYLHECKPEPVLHCDLKPKNILLDNGGQLKIAGFGNVRLSHISPDKAKLAEPVSNIDLLSVYLAPEIYKDEVFDRSVDAYSFGLILYEMIEGVQPFHHHSADEALRMMCLEGNRPPFKVKAKHYPPDLKELIEECWDREPVVRPTFSQVIVRLDKIVSNGSKHGWWKDTFKLPWK comes from the exons ATGGAGAGCATTGCCGCGCAGCTGAAGCGCGGCATATCGCGGCAATTTTCGTCGGGTTCGCTTCGTCGGAACATGAGCCGCCAGTTCACGAGACAGGCGTCGCTGGACCCTCGCCGGAACAATCTCAGGTTCAGCTTCGGGAGGCAGTCGTCGCTCGACCCGATCCGGCGAAGTCCGGTGACGCCGAGGGACGGGGAGGACGACCAAGAGCTCACGGTTCCGGACAACCTCGATTCCACCATGCAGCTTCTGTTCATGGCGTGCAGAGGTGACGTTAAGGGCGTTGAGGACCTCCTCAACGATGGCATCGATGTAAATAGCATCGATCTCGATGGACGCACTGCGCTTCACATCGCCGCTTGTGAGGGCCACGTTGAGGTCTGCGCTCTCCTTCTCAGCCGCAAGGCTAACATCGACGCTCGGGATCGCTGGGGCAGCACG GCAGCGGCTGACGCCAAATATTATGGAAATACAGAAGTTTATTATATGCTGAAGGCCCGTGGAGCAAAAGTGCCG AAAACCAGGAAAACTCCAATGACTGTTACAAATCCTCGTGAGGTTCCAGAATATGAACTCAATCCCTTAGAACTCCAGGTTCGGAAGAGTGATGGAATTTCAAAG GGGGTATATCAAGTAGCTAAATGGAATGGCACAAAGGTTGCAGTGAAGATACTAGATAAGGACAGTTATTCAGATCCTGATAGCAT AAATGCCTTCAAGCATGAGCTCACGTTATTAGAAAGGGTACGGCATCCTAATGTGGTCCAATTTGTTGGAGCTGTCACTCAAAATGTACCAATGATGATTGTGAGAGAATACCATGCTAAG GGTGACCTTGCAAGCTATATTCAGAAGAAAGGCCGGCTTTCCCTATCAAAAGTTCTACGGTTTTCTCTTGATATTGCTAG GGGAATGAACTATCTTCATGAATGCAAACCAGAACCAGTTCTCCACTGTGATTTAAAGCCAAA AAATATTTTGCTGGATAATGGAGGTCAACTAAAGATAGCTGGGTTTGGAAATGTGAGATTATCGCATATCTCACCTGATAAAGCAAAGCTGGCAGAGCCTGTCTCCAACATTGACCTTTTAA GCGTGTACTTGGCTCCAGAGATTTATAAAGATGAAGTATTTGACAGAAGCGTGGACGCATATTCTTTTGGTCTCATCTTATATGAG ATGATTGAGGGTGTACAGCCCTTCCATCACCACTCTGCGGATGAGGCCTTGAGAATGATGTGCCTAGAAGGGAATAGACCACCATTCAAGGTCAAAGCAAAACATTATCCTCCGGATTTGAAAGA GTTGATTGAGGAATGTTGGGATCGAGAACCTGTTGTCAGGCCAACATTTTCCCAGGTCATTGTACGGTTGGATAAAATTGTTTCAAATGGTTCGAAACACGGATGGTGGAAAGATACTTTTAAACTTCCTTG GAAATAA